A stretch of Imperialibacter roseus DNA encodes these proteins:
- a CDS encoding Uma2 family endonuclease: protein MAKPYQTPETDINDIMLLEPEATYSYAHYLRWSFEERVELIKGKVFHMSPAPNRAHQDISGNLHGILWSFLRKKKCKAYAAPFDVRLPQKPSDPDNRIFSVVQPDICVVCDPSKLDDKGCSGAPDIMVEILSPSTSSKDLKDKFSLYEENGVKEYWVVYPGEKVVEVFVLRSDGKYSQSLKFTDDESVTSTAVPGLTIDVNDIFDY, encoded by the coding sequence ATGGCAAAGCCCTACCAAACACCGGAGACCGACATCAACGACATCATGTTGCTTGAGCCGGAAGCTACCTATAGCTACGCCCACTACCTTCGGTGGAGTTTCGAGGAGAGGGTGGAGTTGATCAAAGGAAAGGTTTTCCATATGTCGCCAGCCCCAAACCGGGCACATCAGGACATTAGCGGAAACCTCCATGGCATTCTTTGGAGCTTTTTAAGAAAAAAGAAATGCAAGGCCTACGCTGCCCCCTTCGATGTGCGGCTGCCACAAAAACCATCAGATCCCGATAATCGGATTTTCTCCGTGGTTCAGCCAGACATTTGTGTGGTGTGCGATCCCTCCAAACTAGATGACAAAGGCTGCAGTGGCGCACCTGATATTATGGTAGAGATTCTCTCCCCATCCACTTCTTCGAAAGACCTCAAAGATAAGTTTAGCCTATATGAAGAAAATGGTGTAAAAGAGTACTGGGTGGTTTATCCGGGTGAAAAAGTCGTAGAAGTTTTCGTGCTGCGTAGTGATGGGAAATACAGCCAATCTTTAAAGTTTACAGACGACGAAAGCGTGACTTCCACCGCCGTTCCCGGACTGACAATTGACGTGAACGATATTTTCGATTATTGA
- a CDS encoding DinB family protein, whose product MTPSLLAVEVKQHAIMRLQENTQKIAKCLDQLSEVEIWQRPNASSNSMGNLILHLCGNITQYIISSLGGKEDRRVRDEEFDAKGGYSKKELQLKLESTVAQAIEVIQTISDEELLRVRPVQAYEFSGVGNVIHAVEHYSYHTGQIAFWTKQVRNKDLGFYADVDLNRKGQ is encoded by the coding sequence ATGACACCTTCCCTACTCGCTGTTGAAGTTAAACAGCATGCCATCATGCGCTTGCAGGAAAACACGCAAAAAATAGCCAAATGCCTTGATCAACTATCTGAGGTGGAAATATGGCAGCGCCCTAACGCCTCATCCAACAGCATGGGTAACCTTATTCTTCATCTCTGTGGAAATATTACCCAGTACATTATTTCATCATTGGGGGGCAAAGAAGACCGTAGAGTGAGAGATGAAGAGTTTGACGCAAAGGGCGGCTACAGCAAAAAAGAGCTCCAGTTGAAGCTTGAAAGCACCGTTGCTCAAGCCATTGAAGTGATCCAAACTATCTCTGACGAGGAACTCCTTAGAGTTCGGCCTGTGCAAGCCTACGAGTTTTCAGGGGTTGGCAATGTTATTCATGCCGTAGAGCACTACTCCTACCACACGGGGCAAATTGCCTTTTGGACGAAACAGGTGAGAAACAAAGACCTGGGCTTTTATGCCGATGTCGATCTTAACAGAAAGGGTCAGTGA
- a CDS encoding lysophospholipid acyltransferase family protein — MIITFDRKIPVVMARTWWSPGILWACGVTLKVEGTAHVNDKDSYVFVSNHLSYLDIAVLFRAVPVNLYFVAKQELKKVPFLGWYMMGTGMIFVDRSNREKAIESLKKAGQLIKGGKNVLMFPEGTRSRNGEVGIFKKGPFLLASQAGVHVVPVAISGSEKVWKAGRFAIKPHKVDVHIGLPVKHDGKTDINTFIGKAREQVIELKAMPAEA, encoded by the coding sequence ATGATCATTACATTCGATAGAAAAATACCGGTTGTGATGGCACGGACCTGGTGGTCGCCTGGGATTTTGTGGGCATGTGGAGTTACGCTGAAAGTGGAAGGAACTGCGCACGTCAATGACAAAGACTCGTATGTGTTTGTCAGCAATCATCTGTCATATCTTGATATTGCTGTTTTGTTCAGGGCAGTACCCGTTAATCTTTACTTTGTTGCCAAGCAGGAGCTGAAAAAAGTGCCATTTCTTGGGTGGTACATGATGGGCACAGGGATGATATTCGTTGACAGGAGCAACAGAGAAAAGGCTATTGAAAGTTTAAAAAAGGCTGGCCAACTTATTAAAGGAGGCAAAAATGTACTGATGTTTCCGGAGGGAACCAGAAGTCGCAATGGAGAAGTCGGCATTTTCAAAAAGGGGCCATTTCTCCTGGCATCTCAAGCTGGAGTGCATGTGGTTCCAGTGGCTATTAGTGGGTCGGAAAAAGTGTGGAAAGCCGGCAGGTTTGCTATAAAACCTCATAAAGTAGATGTCCATATCGGCCTGCCTGTTAAGCATGATGGCAAAACGGATATCAACACATTTATTGGAAAAGCCAGGGAGCAGGTGATAGAGTTGAAGGCCATGCCAGCCGAGGCTTAG
- a CDS encoding SDR family oxidoreductase, which yields MENSTSKKSVSVLGCGWLGLPLARHLLQNGFKIKGSTTSPEKLALLKKTGIEPFLIQLSDGGDYSQLSDFLTSDILIVNYPPGVRKGGAEQFRNSFGILLDSVAKSLVGKIIYISSTSVYPNTNEVVSEEMQLLPDSEAGKVLLDAEDRLRKLDGKEVIILRMAGLIGHDRQPARFFAGKKGLANGEELVNLIHRDDCVNIIHKMIEGQASGDTFNCCSDTHPPKRDFYTKASEVLGIVLPQFAASDVTSFKIVSNEKLKSQLKYNFIYGDLTKFDWP from the coding sequence ATGGAAAACAGCACCTCAAAGAAGTCAGTTAGCGTTTTAGGTTGTGGCTGGCTCGGCTTGCCACTGGCAAGGCACCTGCTTCAAAATGGATTTAAGATCAAAGGGTCTACCACCTCCCCTGAAAAACTTGCCTTACTGAAAAAGACCGGCATCGAACCGTTCCTGATTCAGTTGTCCGACGGCGGAGACTATTCCCAGCTATCGGACTTTCTTACATCGGACATTCTGATTGTCAACTACCCCCCGGGCGTTAGAAAAGGCGGAGCTGAGCAGTTCCGAAATTCATTCGGTATCCTTTTGGACAGTGTAGCTAAGTCGCTTGTTGGCAAAATCATTTACATCAGCTCAACGTCTGTCTATCCAAATACCAACGAAGTTGTCTCAGAAGAAATGCAGCTTCTGCCTGATTCTGAAGCCGGGAAGGTTTTGCTCGACGCTGAAGACCGGCTGAGAAAACTAGATGGCAAGGAGGTGATCATTCTGCGTATGGCCGGCCTGATTGGCCACGACCGCCAGCCGGCCAGGTTCTTCGCCGGAAAAAAAGGGCTGGCAAATGGTGAAGAGTTGGTCAACCTGATCCACCGGGACGATTGCGTTAACATCATTCACAAAATGATCGAAGGGCAAGCGAGCGGCGACACATTTAACTGCTGCAGTGATACTCACCCGCCAAAAAGGGATTTCTATACAAAGGCTTCTGAGGTTTTGGGGATAGTTCTTCCTCAATTTGCTGCGTCTGACGTCACCTCCTTTAAAATCGTCAGCAACGAGAAGCTTAAGAGCCAGCTGAAATACAATTTTATTTACGGAGATTTAACAAAATTCGATTGGCCTTAA
- a CDS encoding trimeric intracellular cation channel family protein, protein MDLQYALELIGTFFFAISGALALQGKEADWFAAAFTGFLTAIGGGTLRDVLLGSYPLVWIGDINFLYAIILGVIVTFILYGFVSRLKRTFMLFDTVGIAFFTILGVEKALSVGVRPEIAAIMGMFTAIMGGVIRDTLTNELPVIFRKEIYATACLAGAICYLSLRLFEIDRNVNLLISIGVIVVIRLLAVKFRLSLPKLK, encoded by the coding sequence ATGGATCTTCAATACGCCCTCGAACTTATCGGCACATTCTTTTTTGCCATTTCCGGCGCCCTGGCGCTACAGGGCAAAGAAGCCGACTGGTTTGCTGCGGCCTTCACTGGCTTTCTAACAGCCATTGGAGGAGGTACCTTGAGGGACGTGCTGCTTGGTAGCTATCCCCTGGTATGGATTGGTGACATTAATTTCCTCTACGCCATCATTCTTGGTGTCATCGTTACCTTTATTCTGTACGGCTTTGTTTCCAGGCTAAAACGAACCTTCATGCTGTTCGACACTGTGGGCATAGCCTTCTTTACAATTTTGGGAGTTGAAAAGGCCCTCTCTGTTGGTGTAAGGCCAGAAATAGCAGCCATTATGGGCATGTTTACTGCTATCATGGGCGGGGTGATCCGGGACACACTGACCAACGAACTGCCGGTGATTTTCAGGAAAGAGATTTATGCTACAGCCTGCCTGGCCGGCGCTATTTGCTACTTATCGCTAAGGCTGTTTGAAATTGATCGCAATGTCAACCTGCTGATTTCCATTGGCGTAATCGTTGTAATCCGGCTACTGGCAGTAAAATTCAGACTGTCACTGCCAAAGTTGAAGTAG